TCCCCAGGTTTCTTAGAGGTCCAGTCCCTGGTGGTCCCCTTCAAATGGTGGAGTCATTGGCTGAGGCCACATCATGCAGCTGATGGCGAAAGGAGAGTCGGGCTTTCCTGCTGAAGTAGGCACTGGCCGACTCTGGGGAGGGTATCCCTCCCTCAGTTACAATGGGGGCTGCAGGTGGGCTGAGATCTGAAGAGGCGATTGGATCCAAGCCTGaaagggagaagggaggagggagaagggagttcTGGTGAGGGTTCCTCTGTAGCCAACCCCTAGTTGAGGAGAGAGGCAAAGGAAGATGCCTTGGGTCCTGAGGCTGAGCAGGTTGGTGGTAGCAGCAGGAATAGGGAGAAGGGATATTGATGGAGTGGGATCCGCTTGGTGGTCTCAGAAGGGCCCCAGGCTTGGCTTTAATGCTTTCTGATGCTCTCTTGCAATTCTGATTCCTTTTTAACAAGGGACTCTGCCCTTTCAGTTTACACTGGGCCCCGGGAGTCTTGTGGAGGAGTGAAGGgtccacccccacccagagggAGAGATTCTCCTTTCCCTTCTACTGGGTTGTCTGGCTACACAATGTCCTTGTCTGTCTGCTTGGCAGTCCCCCTTTTTGCtcatgctccccaccccaccccataccTGCTCCTCTTTCCGTCCCCCGCTGTCTCCGGCACCCACACCATAGGAAACACCATGCCCCCTTCAGACCCATCGCAACAACGGAGGCGATGGCGATGGGgagaatggccagaagggctcctGGGTGAGGGGTGTGGCTTCCAGGCCCCCCCACCATGGGCAAACTACCACTTAGCTTCAGACCCGCCTGGTGATTACAGGCGCCAGGGGACAGAAAGGcgagaggaggggcaggggaaggaagcAGGGTGCCCCCATCTAAGGGCTCTCTCTGTACTCACTCTCGTCTTAGGGTCCTCTCAGACGCCCTTGGAGCAGAAGGGGGATATTGGGAAGAGTGGCGTGGAAGAGGCAGACACAGAGGTGCTGTTCTAGACAGATGCAGGGAACCTCCAGGCTAGCAAGTCCAGCGGAAATCTAGGCTAGCCATTCCAAGAGAAATCCAGGAGAGTAATTGCAGACACTTGCTGGTGCCAGACTAGACACTGCTGGGGGTTCATTGGTATTTTAGAAGGAAATCGAAGGGTGCCTAAGATGTAAAATCTTAGTCTATCTCCTTTTTTAGGGTAAATCAAAGAAATTGTACGAGCCAAGGAAATGTTATGTTCTCACTGAGTGCTCTGGTAGCTGTGGTCCCCTTTTAAAGAAGatacccaaaccaaaaaaacaaccaaacccaaacccatagCCATGGAATCTGGTATTCTGATCCGCAGCGATATAACCAGCGTAGggtagagtaaaactgccccatagggtttccgaggttgtaaaCCTTTATAAGAgcaacagcctcatctgtctcttgaggagtggctggtgggtttgaaccaccaaccttttggttagcagtccagtgcttcctGGACATCGACCCGATGCTGACTCCTAACTCTCACTGCCTTGGAATGGAATCAGCCGCTTAGCACCCaaaataggtttccaaggctaaatCTTTgcgggaacagaaagtctcattttcctcctcaggcatgcttggtaggtttgaaccgcttaccttgaggttagcagtccaatggttATACGCTAGCACTCCCTTTTATGAACATAAAACCCACTAccctagagtcaattctgactaatggaGACCcccgcagggcagggtagaattgcccctgtgatttccccaGATTGTAACGCtttcccggagtagaaagccaagtctttctccagaggagcagctggtggtctgcaGTTAGCGGACCCGTGCTTAATCACTAAGTCACCTGGGCTCCTTGATGAAGATAGTTAGAGGTAATTGGCTAATTTTTGCTGTGCCAAGTAGATGCTAGGGACTTGCGTAGGTGATCACATCAGTGATCTTTGGGGAAACAAAGGCACTGAAAGATGAGGGAAGACACTCAAAGCCACACAGGCATTCGCCAGCAGagcaggaacccacccaggcCAGTCAGACTCCACAGTCTACTCTGCTAACCCGACGCGGGGCTGCCCAAGCACCAACTCTCGGGCAGACAAGCATCCCTTCAACTGGTCTGGGGTCACCAGAGCCCGGGCCGGGCTCCTCAGGGCCAGAGCACCCTGCCCAGGGACTCTAAATGCTCTCAAGTAAAGCGGTGCAAATGCTCTCCCCTAACGCCGCCATCGggaaccatggggggggggggggtgaagcttTGGGTTGTTAAGAccgacagttcaaaacccaccaaaTGTTCCATAGGAGATAgaactgtaaagatgtacagtttcagaaacactaGGGAGCAGGTCTCTGTCCTTTAGTGTTATTAAGAGTTGACAGTCAGTTCAGGGCCGTGATGTGGTCAAAGTTAGAAGCATGCCGACTCCCCTCTACTGCCTAACTCAGAAATctgtttgccttttgttttttaaatgaactttatTGAAGCAAGAATTTCCCTACAACTTACTATCtacacagaggagccctgggggtgtagtggttgtatgctgggttgtgatctgcaaggtcggcagtttgaaaccacctacagctccccaggagaaagacaggattttctactcccttgtacagtgacagtctcaggaaaaCCCAGGGGTTGCACTGAGTCAGCATTGCTGccatggcagggagtgggggttTGGAGTAATGCATACATGGGAAACGAGGCTTTCCACCTCCCTTCAAACAGTTGCCGTCtcagggaaactcacaggggcagttctaccctgcccactatgagtcagtatgggttcgaaggcagtgagtttggtttttaatgtGCATCTGCAAGTAGGGGcttccaaaaagttcatggggaaataaATGAGATCATGGACTTTTCCTACGAATTATCTGAAGCTCCATCGCCTGAAGTGTATGGTCCTAGGAGTTTTGCCAAGTTATAAAACACAAAACCAGCAAAACAGTTGCTGTGCCGTTGACCCCAGCTCCCGGTGGTCCCATGTGCGCTAGCGTAGGACGGTGCTCCACGGAGTTATCAGTGGTTTCTCTTCCTTCTGCGAACCCTCGGGTGGATTCCAACCTTCAACTTCGCAGCAAGCAGACGAGAGTGGGTTAAAAGTTTGTGTCACCCACGAACTCTGTGTTTCCCTTTACAGTCAGTCTTTCCCAGCTCCCTGTGCCAAGCAgcatagaagccctggtggcacagtggttacacattaggctgctaaccacaaggtcagcagtttgattccaccagtcactctgaggaagtaagacaaggatttctacttccataaagaattacagtcttggaaaccggcAGGGCCTGTTCTACACTGGCCGGAACAGACTCCACTCCAGTGAGTTTGGTCGGGTTTGGTACCAAACTACTGCTGACTGGATTTGCGTGATaggctagtttttcctgttttagaACTTCATGTCAATGGAATCATTTggcatcatattttaaaaattcatccatGTTATTGTATGTATTAAAATTTCATCTGTTTGTGTATTTTTTAATGACATCTTGATTGAGATGTCACTTccgaatcaaactcactgccactgagtcagctctgactcatcgcgaccctgtaggacggggtagaacggcCCTGGTGTGTTCCCCAGACTGTCTCTGTGTGGAAGTGGAACTCCGCATTGATGGTTCTTCCTCACAGTAGCcaggggtttccaactgctgaccttgtggtttgtgacTAGTAGACATAGACTATTTAAAAAGTGATGCAACTCACcactaattatatattttaattacctCTAAAACAAGTCCTATACCCTTTATCAatcactccccacccctccctctcacGAGCCCTTACTTTCTGCTTCTTCCAGGCATTTCATACAAAAAATATGGGTCAAACAATAGAATATGTagccttttgtgtctggcttctttcacttcgCATTTGTGAGACAGCAGTTCCTCCTGATGGCTGAAGAATCTTCCATTGTATCAGGAGACCTGCTGGGCTGGGGTTAAGTACTCCATGCATAACGGTAGGTCGGTAGGTCGGCAGGTCCTAGGCTGCCatcaagatttccagccttggaagccctttgtggcagttttactttgtccttcAGGGTCCCTAAGAATGGGGATCGACGTGGAGGCAGTGGATTTCATTTGGGATTTGGTAGGGATATGCCACATTTTGGTTATCTATTATTCAGTTGGTAGACTTTGGGGTTGTTTCTACTTTGGGGCCAACTGAATAATGCTACAATGAACTTTTGTGTACATGCTTTTACATGGacgtggttttctttttcttctttttataaatcattttattgaggactcttgctgctcttataacaatccatacaccaattatatcaagcacatttgtacataggtagccatccatcattttcaaagcattttctttctacttgagcccttggtatcagctcttcttttttcccctccctcccccaccctcccctcctcatgaacccttgacaagttatagattttgattattttcttatcttacacaggTGGACGTGGTTTTCAATGCTTCTGGGTATGTACCTGGGAATGGAATTGCTCGGTCATATAATATCTGTCTTTAATGTTTAGAGGAACTGCCGAACTGTTTTCCAAAGTGACTGTACCATGATACAGTTTATTCATTTCTTTACTGAGTAAGATACTACTGGAGTCATTCGACTATTAGtcaaaaggctggcagttagaactgactcagaaGGGCCTCGGAAGTCATCCTGCTGCCAAAAGATCACAGTCTTGGAACTCCTATGGAGCACTTGGTTCTGTTCTGTACACACGCAATGCTCAttaccaccgagttgattctgactcatcgcaaccctacagggcaggatacATCTGCCCtcatggttttctgagactgaaactcttcacaGGGGTAGCAAGCCTCACCATTTCTCCCGGGGAGCTGCTGATgatctgagctgacaccgtgccgttagcaacccaaagcataacccactgagCTACCACTAATGGCTACATTCTGCTGTTAGACTGTGTCACTCATTGATCAAAGCTTAGCTTTCTTCTCGTCAAAAGGTATTATGATTAGGAAATTGAAAAGACAAAGCACACTCTGGGAGGAAATATCGGCAATAGTTTTATCTCATAAAGGAGTTGCAGCTACAATACACTACAAATGTGCAATTCAAGAGGatggtgattaaaaaaaacaaatcggCAAACTACTGTACAGACACTTCATGAAAGAAGATATGCAAATGGCTAATCACATGGAAAAATAGTCAACTTTAAGAggcataggagaaatgcaaacaAACCCATAGCATATCACTTTTCACACCAATTAGAAATGTCTAATTAATGCTTAAAAGACTGATGTTATCCAGTGCTGGGAAACACACGCAAGGCTCATCCGCTGCCTTTGGAAATGTAAAACGGAACAAGCATTTTGGAAAAGTAGTTTGGCAGCTCCTAATAAAGTTGAGCAGCAACTTAGCAATaactcatggccatccagggGATCGAAATTCTTAGCGACCTTGGAGCTCCCTGCCCCTGAGGACTTCTGagattgtaagtctttacagcGGTGGAAAGCCtctccttcctcccacagagcggctgatggtttccaagTCGCTGTTATCTGtgactagcagcccaacgctGTAACCGCCACGCCACTCTGCTCCGAGCTACTTAACCACGGAGAATACAAGCACATCTTTGCACCACGATCTGTTCATATGAGGCTGCCCTGCTGGCACGCTGGCTAACCTTCCCGTGGATAGGTCCACAAGGCCCCAGCACACCAGCGGCCCTGCTGTGTTCACAGAGGCTGTACTCTAGCCGGAAGCTAGAAACAGCCCAGATAGCCATCAAAGGATCCAGAAAGCTGCCTTTTGAGAGCTACtgaggttagggttggcgttttCCTGTTTCCTCCAAGGGTGCACCAAGAGCAGGCCCGCAGACTGGTGCGCACAGGACGTGTGGTGAATGAAATGAAGGCGTGGACGCAGGCATGTGCATCATCTGCAGCCCCGATCGCGCGCCCGCGCTGGGTGCCCCTTCCATGGGCAAACGCCGCTCAGGCCCGGCCCGAGGTCATTGGCAGGCGGCCCCGCAGGTCCCCGTCGCGGTCGCGCGTCTGCCGGGGGCCCCGGCCGCGCCCAGGACCGAGCGTGCGGAGCCGGCGCCCGAGCGCAGCAATGTGCGCAGCGAGGAGCGCCCACTGGGCGGCAGCAGGGCCCGCGCGGACCGACCGACCGACGGACGGCGCGAGGCAGAAGCGCAGACGGGCGGACAGTCGCCAGCGGGACCCACCGGAGGGCCGCGcggcccccagggcagagggggcCCCCTCGGGCCACCGGCTGCACAGACCGACCGGGCGAACCGAGACAGACGCGAATCCTCAGGAGGTGAGGCTGGGGGCCGTCCCGCCCCCGAGGGCAGGCCCTGAGCCCGGGCCCCGCCCCGGCCCACTGGGGTGTGGGCTCGGGCGCCGGCTCCGCTCCGCTCCCTCTGCTCGGAACCGCGCCGGCGCGGGCTGCCAGGGTGAGGGCCCGAGAGGGGCGCCGCGGGGACTTGGGGCCCGGAAATCGGGCGGGGACGGGATGGACTCGGGTGGCCCGGGCCTGGGCACTCGGTCGGACTCTCAGATTTCAGGGTTTCGCTCCCGAAATCGGAAAACGCAACTTCCTCATTCCAGCTGGGACCCGGTCTCGCAGCTGATTTGGCAACGCCTGGGGGGCCCCTCCTGCCCCagcttctgctctgtcccagtTTGGAGCCACCCAGGGCGGCCTCGGTGCCTTTCGGCGGCGTCCTGGTTTAGGATGAAGGACTGAGACAGGGAGATGGATGACAGCGGGTTCGGCAGGCACTGCAGACGGATCCGGCCATATTGAGGGTTGGGGGTCAGCGGGACCCCTGCGGGTGGGGAAGACGAAGATCTGTGGAAGGTGGTCCGTGGGGATCGGGCTGGGGGACAGAGTTTTTCGACGCAGGTCACCTCCCTGAAGCCTCCCTATCTTCCTAGGATGATGGCGACCCCAGAGAGCCTGTTCTCTACCGGGGGTGACCTGGACTCAAGTCAACTACAGATGGAACCCGATGAAGTGGACACCCTGCAGGAGGGGGAAGACCCAGGTATACAGAATCCAGCCCTCTGCAGGGcgaggggaacggggagggagctcGGCCCCTTATCTACACTTGCATTTTCTCTCTTCCCAGCTGACCGGATGCATCCTTTCCTGGCCATTTATGACCTTCAGCCTCTGAAGATGCGCTCTTCTGTGTTCGCTCCTGGGGTCCCCATCACAGCCCAGGTGGTGGGCACGGAAAGATACACGAGTGGATCCAAGGTGGCTGGGCCCgcctgggaggtggggagagggagatctGGCAGAGAGGAAGCCTGGCACCCAAGGGGGGGGTGGGGCACACCGACTCAGTTCCTCGTACCTGCAGGTGGGAACGTGCACCCTCTATTCTGTCCGCTTGACACACGGTGACTTTACCTGGACAACCAAGAAGAAGTTCCGCCATTTCCAGGAGCTGCATCGGGACCTCTTGCGGCACAAAGTCCTGATGAGTCTGCTCCCACTGGCCcggtaacccaaccctaacccgagTGGTGTCCGAGTTGAGTCCGATTCACAGGCACccttaggacagagtaaaactgcccccacaGGCTTTCCAGGGCTCTGCATAtgtatggaagcaggctgcctcaccTTGCTCCCTTGGGAGCcgagggtggatttgaactgccaacctttcagttagcagcccaaaggtcCCACCAGAGGCACCCTTCACTTGATAAAGCATAACTCCCCaccctcatcatttcttcctcccTCTCATCCCCAGCCACAACCTTTCTTCCCTGCAGCTCGGTCCAccagaccctgcccctgcccctggttACCAGGAAACTTTTCTTACCCCGCTCTTTTTGCCCACGGACCGATGCCAATATCTTTTCTGGGCTCAATGCCTGAAATGTCCTTGGCGGTCTCCTTTCCCAGGGTAGGGGGCCTCCCTCTTGCCAGTCTCTGggcctcctgccctccctctacAGCCACCTCAATGCTTCAGAGAACACCTGGCCTCTGGCTCTTATCTGACCCTCAGGCATCCCATCCACAGCTTTGCCGTTGCCTACGCCCCAGCTGGAGATGCAGCCGACAGAGAGATCCCCTCTCTGCCCCGAGTGGGGCCTGAGGGATCCACCAGACATGCCGCCAGCAAACAGGTGACACCACACGCCAGGCCCTCTGGGAAGGGGTTTGGGCTGCGAACGGCTCTGGTCCCATCTGTTTCTCtcgcttccctccacccccacttcaGAAATACCTGGAGAATTACCTTAACCGCCTCTTGGCCACGTCTTTCTACCGCAACTATCACGCCATGGTAAGGCCCCGGGACTGGATGTGCGACCCATGTGAGGTGGGCCAGGGTCCTGTAACTCCCAAGGGAGCTGAGGAGCCAGGTGAATGGGGTCGGAATGCCAGGTTCTCTCCCCTGAGCCTTTGCCTCCCTCTGCAGATGGAGTTCTTGGAAGTCAGTCAGCTGTCTTTTATCCCAGCccttggctccaaaggactgtgaGTGTGTGACACCCCTGATCCAGATGTCTGCAAACATCCCTCAGGAGCTCCCTCGGTCCTGATAACCGGAAAAGGGCCTGCAAAATGGCCTGGgaggtttcagctcctcatctgGTCTCTCTTCTTGATTCTCCTCACAGGGAGGGCGTCATCCGGAAGCGCTCGGGGGGCCACCGGGTCCCTGGTTTCAACTGCTGTGGCCGAGACCAAGTGTGTTATCGCTGGTCCAAGAGGTGAGGGCTGGCCTGAGCAGCTGGGCGGTGTGGGCGGGAGAGAGGAAGGCGAGCAGCGGCCCGGAGGAACGGACGGAGCCCTTCCACTCCAGGTGGCTGGTGGTGAAGGACTCCTTCCTGCTGTACATGTGCCTCGAGACGGGCGTCATCtcctttgttcagctctttgaccctGGCTTCGAGGTGCAGGTGGGGAAAAGGAGCACGGAGACCCGCTATGGGGTCCGCATCGACACCTCCCACAGGTAAGGCCTTGCTGGTGTGGAGAGGGACACCTGGTGAGTGGGGAGCCAGGCTCGGAGCcctggggtgggtgagcaggacaGACCAGGTAGAAAGGAAGCTATTTCTACCAGATGCTAGAGACTGCTCTTAGAATCCAGGCTTAGAGAAAAGGGGTTGAATATTAGCCTGGGAGAAGCGCTGAAATAGATGAAAGGcactccattcattcattcattcaacaaacctgAGTGTCTGGTCCACTACCAGGGGCTGGATGCCCAGCTGGGACCATAAGATAAATAAAGGCTTGGTCCTGTCATGTTGTGAGTTCGAGACTAAGCAAGGTAGTGGAAAAGAGGTGCTAGTCAGAATGGGGGGGGGCGCTCAGGGCAAGGCTCAGTGGTTCGTCTCATTGTTCCTGCCCAGGTCATTGATTCTCAAGTGCAGTAGCTACCGGCAGGCACGCTGGTGGAGCCAGGAGATCACCGAGCTGGCTCAGGGCCCAGGCCGAGACTTCCTACAGCTTCACCGCCATGACAGCTATGCTCCACCCCGGCCTGGGACCCTGGCCCGGTGGTGAGATGCTCATGTCCCTTCTGAGCATGTCTGGGAACTTGTTGCTCCCCTCGGTCTTCTCTGCTCATTGATTCTCTCTTTTAACCCCTGGGACCCCTTTCTGctctccctgacccctgctcttcaCAACCATGCTGATCACTGTGATCTTTCTAGCCATGACCCCTTTGACCTCCCCACTCTTCTGAGCCTTGTCTTCTCGTCtatgaatgtttttaaaaattcctctCCTTTCCAACTCCCACTGTTCGCTACGCTCGCCTCAACGCTCTCTGACTTCTTCACTCATCTCGTAAACATTTTCCaagcacctactgtgtgtcaAGCCCAACAGGCTTCTCTGGTTTCACCCCCCTGATTCAGCATGGAGCAAAGTGACCCGTCCTAGTAGGGATAGGTACAGAGTCACGCTCGTGGAGGAGGAGAAGCTGGTTCTGCCTCTGCCTGCGGATGTCAGGACAGGCTTCCAGAAGGCAGTAAGCCCCAAGGTTACCTTCAGCAAGATGATGAAATTGGAAGCGGCTGCCCAGACACCGAAGGCAGGACTAGGCTGGTAGCTCCAGGAACGAGGAGGAGGATGGTTGTTGGAGCTTGAGGAGGAATGGGCGAAGAAGAATCCTGGGGAGTTTGCAGCATCTGATCACGCAGGGCTTTGTCACGGACAGAGGGAGTCATAGGGAGAATTTTTGTTGGAggtgggtttttttaaatcattttattggggtgtaGGTGGTTTTGAGAGTtctgttgcttttttttaaacagaGGAGGGAATAATTGCTGATACTTAGGTAGCACTCTGGATGTGCCAGGAACTGTATGAACTCATTAAATCCTCATAATcaccctggaggcagacagagcTGTTATCTGCGTTTGATGGTGAGGGCGACTTGAGATAGACTTGAGGTTACAAGGCCTGTCCAATGTCACATAACTTGTAAACATTGGAACCAGGATTCAATCCAGGAAGTCTGGGAGTGGACCCTGTTCTTATCACCATGCtagactgtcttttttttttttaagttaaactaTATGGAACCACATTGAgtgaaaaagtaaataaaattccTCTTCCACTGAACATGCCACTCTCCCTTCCAATACGCCCTCTCAACCACCCCTACGTCTCGCCCCAGAAGCACCCCAGGCAGTGGGTTCACTTGCTTCTCAGATCCCTTTCTGCCTGTTTCACGTGAGCACGATGCATATGTGTATTTGCTTGTCGTATAGAAGAGTACACAATtctgtgactttttttttctttctcacttAATACTTGTTTTAGAGACCAGACAATGAGGTTATTTCCAATTTTTCGCTCTTAGGAAAGTGCTGTCATGAACAGTCTTTGCCTCAAGCGTTCTGTAGGATATCACGAGCCCGGGCGGCAGAAGGGGGGTGGGTACGTGTTGGACGAACCATAAGGCCAGCCAATCCACTGCACCAGCcagcccgtgggagaaagatgaggctttctgctcgctGAAGGATttgcagcctccgaaacccaaaggggcagttctgttctgttctgtcctatagggtcaccgtgactcAGAATtaagctgatggcagtgagtttggttttggctttaaGGAGCCTGGTGCTGCCACAGTTAAGGACTAGCCTGCTGCTGGGGTTTGAACCTCAGTGGgtggtctgcttccttaaagatgacGCTCTAGCagaccccatggggcagctctactctgtcactgaaagcccaaatccatcacgctgactcacagccaccggaCAGGAAGTGTCCTTTGTAGAAGCAGAATGTCatacctttctcccactgagcacctggtgggtttaatGGCCGATGCTCACTTAGCAGCCGCTTAAGCACTGCACCGGCAGCGCTCCTGATTCTGTCACATGACGTCGCTAAGAACTGAAAATCaatttgacggcacctaacacctCATCATTCCTAGGATTGTGTACATTTAATATCTTGATATACACCTCTGCGTttgaatagattctgattcatagcgaccctgtttaGGATTTCCGAGACAGAACCTCTTCCTGGGaacagactgcctcctctttctcctgtggagcgactggtacctttgaactgccgaccttatggttagcagcccaatgcctaacccacagcgctACCGGCGCTCCTTCAGTATTTTGATAAAGACTCTCAAATTGTCCTCTTCAATGGCTCTACCCGATATATATCCCCAGGGTCTGAGAATACCCACTTTTCCCTGTCCTGATGTTACATGCTACCAGTGATTTGAAGTTTGGTCAATCCAATGCATAGAAAAGAGTCATTTCACTTTCATTTCACTTTCCTTGTGTACTAGGGAAACTGAACATCTTTTCTTATGAATGAGCATTCTAATTCCCCCTGTGAACTGTCATTCCCactccccgcgcccccccccccaccccctgttggTTTTTACGTCATTTTCTTCTGATTTGGTGGAGCTCTTTCTGTGTGATGTTAGTAATACATCCTCCCAatctgtcttttctttttaagtttattAAATCTGCTGTCAGTTTTACTTGGTCCATACTGGCAAGGTCATCCCACTCTGGATTGTCTGAAGGAACCCTCTGACCTCTGATCACTCCGGGTCTCTTGACTCTGCTGTCACCTCTGACCCTTGACTGTCCTGGGTCTTCACTCTCCAGAGCTTTCTGCCTTCTGGCTCCTCTGACCCCCTTGGCTTGGCCTCCCCCCAGGTTTGTGAATGGGGCAGGGTACTTTGCGGCTGTGGCAGATGCCATCCTGCGAGCACGGGAGGAGATTTTCATCACAGACTGGTggtgagtggggggaggaaggctgGAGCTGGAGGGGGTGGGCAGGTCAGCCCGTTCAGAGGGAGGGATGGCTAGCTGTCTGGGGCTTTCACTTGCCCTTTGTCCCTGTTCCTGAATCCCAGGTTGAGTCCTGAGATTTACCTGAAGCGTCCGGCCCATTCCGACGACTGGAGACTGGATATTATGCTCAAGAGGAAGGCGGTGAGGAGAGTGGCCAGGCTGGAGGGGTGTGTGGCAGGTGTTGCTTATGGGTGGAGTTTGGCTAGAAGGGGCTGTGGCATGGGAGAATATAGGGAGTATGAGGCATCCTGGAGAAGAAATGTGCCCATCTTTGCTCAGTGTCTGGCAAACGTCATCCCCTGGCTCCTTTCCAAATGAGAACAGACAGCCCTTCATGCTCCCCTCTACCTGTACCTGTAACTCTTCCTTGTGTTACCTAGGGTGAGGGGCAGGGAGTACGTGCCTATTTCTCTCACTAGACTGGTACTCCTTGAGTGGAAACCCTGGCTGACTGATATCACAGTACAGGACATAGTAGAAGGTAGCTACGGTTGGATGGAAGGGAGACTACATGATGATAAAGGGATGGTGAGTGTGTAGATGGTAGATAATGGGAAAGGAGGTGGCAGGTGTTGATGAGGCTGGGGAGGTAGACAGTTAGGTGAGTGGGTGGCTAGATAGGAAGATGGCTTTTGCTGGCTGGATAGCTGAGGGTAAGTGAGTAGATacatgggtggagggaggatggaggcAGGTGGGTGAGCAGACAGATGATGTTCCATCAAGCTTCACAGCTGTGGAAGTGGCGGGGAGTCCAAGATCTCCAGGCAGTGTGGAGGGATCAACAGGAATCCGATAATGAGGAGGGGCTTGGGGAAGGCTGAAGGGGACCATCCTAGGACAGGCATTAGGACTTAATTTCTCCCCGTCTTCCCcctccacaggaggaaggtgtCCGTGTGTCTGTCCTGCTGTTTAAGGAAGTGGAGTTGGCCTTGGGCATCAACAGTGGTTACAGCAAGAGGGCTTTGATGCTGTTGCACCCCAATGTCAAGGTGACTCA
This window of the Tenrec ecaudatus isolate mTenEca1 chromosome 10, mTenEca1.hap1, whole genome shotgun sequence genome carries:
- the C10H17orf114 gene encoding uncharacterized protein C17orf114 homolog; amino-acid sequence: MGLKGAWCFLWCGCRRQRGTERGAGLDPIASSDLSPPAAPIVTEGGIPSPESASAYFSRKARLSFRHQLHDVASANDSTI